One stretch of Halapricum desulfuricans DNA includes these proteins:
- a CDS encoding PKD domain-containing protein: MSLLLSLLITSSVIAVSLGVGPGIVVAADRNGGIDNVSVYERIDEDGDGYASTIVLRVEADTHFKEYLGVGKGNPLISIRARLAGENQQYGLVAHRVLNHERSNNGVYYFEISAAQFHQHANSRTATEGGTFEIDRISVLLQDYEKLNPIKVALNNPDSFRVIGDTSDDRFVLRMNSRNAGLELPVTDETDVLRVESNVQEAEVYLDGQWVGWIVGGSPLAVSVPVDDYERNGLRTIRVVAPGYDSNSVQVSVRPPTVVSVPLTRTTKPITVTSTPKDASVSVNGVRVGTTPYFGQYAAGSSYRVSVYADGYLRQDFENVRPGTTLHAELPTIGEIDIDDGETTSIDFGTNWWHTPIGDFSGSLQDATTIETDVVNGEVTGGTVTTDVQNVDTTTLVVGTEAFDFSENIESVLPALNLPSATSAAFVASPDRPVVRTPLQFDAGRSYSLLGNVTDYAWDFGDGTTAIGRTPGHTYQTAGVYQVSLTITDEAGGTATATRSVTVQDEPPTARLSWGPYQPTSGQIVSFDASGSTDPEDEISRYEWDLGDGRTAGGQQVSHAYSVPGQYVISLTVVDVTGNEDTLTRTVAVEAPNQEPNAQFTTNEQTVVRGTTVAFDGSASSDPDGTLVAYEWDFGDGGIATGPTATYTFDTAGTFIVSLDVLDDRGARVSDTVNVTVHNESVEATTTSQSPATQTPTTTDGAPSTDTPAAPTTDTGTGFGPGFGPVSALLAVIAGIALLARRREMSR, from the coding sequence ATGTCTCTACTGCTTTCGTTGCTCATCACCTCAAGTGTGATCGCCGTCTCACTCGGAGTCGGTCCGGGTATCGTCGTGGCAGCCGACCGGAACGGGGGGATCGACAACGTGAGTGTCTACGAACGGATCGACGAGGACGGGGACGGCTACGCATCGACGATTGTCCTCCGCGTAGAGGCAGACACCCATTTCAAAGAGTACCTGGGCGTTGGAAAGGGGAACCCACTCATTTCGATCCGGGCGAGGCTAGCAGGCGAGAATCAACAGTACGGACTCGTCGCTCACCGCGTGTTGAACCACGAACGTAGCAACAACGGGGTCTACTACTTCGAGATCAGTGCGGCACAGTTCCACCAGCACGCGAACAGTCGGACTGCCACCGAGGGTGGAACGTTCGAGATCGATCGGATCAGCGTTCTCTTGCAGGATTACGAAAAATTAAACCCTATCAAGGTTGCTCTCAACAATCCAGATAGTTTTCGTGTCATTGGAGACACCTCCGACGACAGGTTTGTCCTTCGAATGAATTCGAGAAACGCCGGATTAGAGCTCCCCGTGACCGACGAGACCGATGTGCTGCGCGTCGAATCGAACGTCCAGGAGGCGGAGGTCTACCTCGACGGACAGTGGGTTGGATGGATTGTCGGCGGGTCGCCGCTCGCTGTCTCCGTGCCCGTAGACGATTACGAGCGGAACGGCCTCCGCACTATCAGGGTCGTAGCCCCCGGCTACGACAGCAACTCGGTCCAGGTCAGCGTTCGCCCGCCGACCGTTGTTTCCGTGCCACTGACCCGGACGACGAAACCGATCACGGTCACCTCGACCCCGAAAGACGCCTCCGTGTCAGTCAACGGCGTGCGGGTCGGGACGACGCCGTACTTTGGACAGTATGCTGCCGGGAGTAGCTACCGCGTCAGCGTCTACGCCGACGGTTACCTCCGCCAGGATTTCGAGAACGTCCGTCCCGGGACGACGCTTCACGCTGAACTTCCGACGATTGGCGAGATCGATATCGACGACGGCGAAACGACCAGCATCGACTTCGGCACTAACTGGTGGCACACGCCGATCGGAGACTTCAGCGGGAGCCTGCAGGACGCGACCACCATCGAGACCGACGTCGTGAACGGTGAGGTCACCGGCGGAACGGTCACGACGGACGTGCAGAACGTGGACACGACGACGCTGGTTGTCGGGACTGAGGCGTTCGACTTTAGCGAAAACATCGAGTCGGTCCTGCCGGCGTTGAACCTCCCCTCGGCGACCAGCGCCGCATTCGTTGCGTCCCCGGACAGACCAGTTGTGCGAACGCCACTCCAATTCGACGCCGGCCGGTCGTACTCGTTGTTAGGTAACGTGACCGACTACGCGTGGGACTTCGGGGACGGGACGACTGCGATCGGTCGAACACCGGGCCACACCTACCAGACAGCAGGCGTGTACCAAGTGTCTCTGACAATCACCGACGAGGCCGGCGGCACGGCCACCGCAACCAGGTCGGTGACCGTCCAAGACGAGCCACCGACCGCGCGACTCTCGTGGGGTCCCTACCAGCCGACGAGCGGCCAGATTGTCAGTTTCGATGCCTCGGGTAGCACCGATCCAGAAGACGAGATTTCTCGCTATGAGTGGGACCTCGGCGATGGTCGAACCGCCGGCGGACAGCAAGTCAGCCACGCCTACAGCGTGCCGGGGCAGTACGTGATATCGCTCACCGTCGTCGACGTGACCGGGAACGAGGACACCCTCACCCGAACGGTGGCCGTCGAAGCGCCGAATCAGGAGCCGAACGCACAGTTCACGACGAACGAGCAGACCGTCGTTCGTGGGACGACAGTCGCTTTCGACGGCAGTGCCAGCAGTGATCCGGACGGCACCCTGGTCGCCTACGAGTGGGACTTCGGCGATGGCGGTATCGCAACCGGCCCGACGGCAACATACACGTTCGATACGGCCGGGACGTTCATCGTCAGTCTCGACGTCCTCGACGATCGGGGAGCACGCGTCAGCGACACAGTCAACGTGACCGTCCACAACGAGAGCGTGGAGGCAACGACGACCAGCCAATCACCGGCCACACAAACGCCGACTACGACTGACGGAGCACCATCCACGGATACGCCAGCAGCGCCCACGACTGACACAGGGACTGGATTCGGTCCTGGATTCGGGCCGGTCAGCGCACTGCTGGCTGTGATCGCTGGGATCGCATTACTAGCGAGGCGTCGCGAAATGAGTCGGTGA